A genome region from Cucumis sativus cultivar 9930 chromosome 4, Cucumber_9930_V3, whole genome shotgun sequence includes the following:
- the LOC101222175 gene encoding probably inactive leucine-rich repeat receptor-like protein kinase At5g06940 has protein sequence MYIYKWSTEVQSSLSLPPMASPFKPPFLLSLAFAFFILGYSSSEEPTLLTFKASIKDSTNSLSNWVSSSQTHFCNWTGIACVTSSSPSLLSVSAIDLQGLNLSGEISSSICELPRLAHLNLADNRFNQPIPLHLSQCRSLETLNLSNNLIWGTIPDQISLFSSLRVLDFGKNHVEGKIPEGIGALKSLQILNLRSNLISGTVPSLVFHNLTELLVVDLSENSYLLSEIPSEIGKLEKLEELLLHSSGFYGEIPSSLLGLRSLSVLDLSQNNLTGKIPEMLGSSLKNLVYFDVSENKLVGSFPNGFCSGKSLVSFSVHTNFFAGSLPNSLNQCLNLERFQVQNNGFSGDFPEALWSLPKIKLIRAENNGFSGEIPESISMAAHLEQVQLDNNSFSSKIPWGLGSIRSLYRFSVSLNRFYGELPPNFCDSPLMSIINLSHNSLSGRIPEPKNCKKLVSLSLAGNSLTGGIPTSLANLPVLTYLDLSDNNLTGSIPQGLENLKLALFNVSFNRLSGSVPFSLISGLPASFLQGNPDLCGPGLQTPCPHGHPTNHMYGLNKMTCALISLACVLGVLSLAAGFILYYRSYRPKSRLDNWHSVYFYPLRISEHELVMGMNEKTAQGCGGAFGQVFILSLPSRELIAVKKLINFGRRSWKSLKAEIKTLAKIRHKNIIKILGFCHSDDAIFLIYEFLHKGSLADLICRNDSCLNWNVRLRIAIEVAQGLAYIHKDYVPHLLHRNVKSSNILLDADFVPKLTDFALHHIVGESAFHSTVASESSHSCYIAPEYKYNKKATEQMDVYSFGVVLLELLTGRQAERSESTEDSLDVVQWVRRKVNITNGASQVLDPSVSEHCQQQMLEALDIALQCTSLMPEKRPSMLEVAKALQLIGSTTNLQDATFLGAEDSSVSS, from the exons atgtatatatataagtggAGTACTGAAGTACAGAGCTCACTCTCACTCCCTCCCATGGCTTCCCCCTTCAAACCCCCATTCTTGCTCTCTTTGGCCTTCGCTTTCTTCATTTTGGGTTATTCTTCATCTGAGGAACCAACCCTTTTGACCTTTAAAGCCTCCATTAAAGATTCAACAAACTCTCTCTCGAATTGGGTTTCTTCTTCTCAGACCCATTTCTGTAATTGGACTGGAATTGCTTGTGTCAcctcctcttctccttctttgcTTTCGGTTTCCGCCATTGATCTTCAGGGTCTGAACCTTTCTGGGgaaatttcttcttccatttgtgAACTCCCTCGTTTGGCTCATCTTAATCTTGCTGACAATCGATTTAATCAGCCGATTCCTCTTCATCTCTCGCAGTGCAGGTCCTTGGAGACTTTGAATCTGAGTAATAATCTTATTTGGGGGACGATCCCAGATCAGATTTCTCTGTTTAGCTCTTTGCGAGTGCTTGATTTTGGGAAGAATCACGTTGAAGGGAAGATTCCTGAGGGCATTGGGGCTTTGAAGAGTCTACAAATTCTCAATCTTAGAAGCAACTTGATTTCTGGTACAGTGCCTTCTCTTGTTTTTCATAATCTGACTGAACTTCTGGTCGTTGATTTGTCTGAAAATTCTTATCTGTTGAGTGAAATTCCTAGTGAGATTGGGAAGCTTGAGAAACTTGAGGAGTTGTTGCTTCATAGCTCTGGTTTCTATGGTGAAATCCCTTCGTCTTTGTTGGGCTTGAGAAGTTTGAGTGTTTTGGATCTTTCTCAGAACAATCTCACTGGGAAAATCCCCGAAATGTTGGGTTCTTCTTTGAAAAATTTGGTGTATTTTGATGTTTCTGAGAATAAGCTTGTGGGGTCTTTCCCAAATGGGTTTTGTAGTGGAAAAAGCCTTGTGAGTTTTAGTGTTCATACCAATTTTTTCGCAGGAAGTTTGCCTAATTCCTTGAACCAATGCTTGAATCTTGAAAGGTTTCAAGTTCAGAATAATGGGTTTTCTGGGGATTTTCCTGAAGCTTTGTGGTCATTACCTAAGATTAAGCTCATTAGAGCTGAAAACAATGGTTTCTCTGGTGAAATTCCAGAGTCTATATCAATGGCTGCTCACCTTGAGCAAGTTCAGCTCGACAACAACAGCTTTTCCAGTAAAATACCTTGGGGTCTTGGGTCGATTCGAAGCTTGTATCGATTCTCTGTTTCGCTCAATCGCTTTTATGGTGAATTGCCACCAAACTTCTGTGATTCGCCATTAATgagtataattaatttatcacATAATTCTCTTTCTGGTCGAATTCCCGAGCCGAAAAACTGCAAGAAACTGGTCTCTTTGTCCTTAGCTGGCAATAGTCTTACTGGAGGAATTCCCACTTCCCTTGCAAATCTACCTGTGTTAACTTATCTTGATCTTTCTGATAACAATCTCACTGGTTCAATTCCTCAAGGACTCGAAAACTTAAAGCTTGCCCTCTTTAATGTTTCGTTCAATCGATTATCGGGCTCTGTTCCATTCTCTTTGATTTCGGGGTTACCAGCTTCATTTCTGCAAGGAAATCCTGATCTTTGTGGCCCTGGTTTGCAAACTCCTTGTCCTCATGGCCATCCAACAAACCATATGTATGGACTTAACAAAATGACATGTGCTCTCATCTCTCTAGCTTGTGTTTTAGGAGTTCTGAGTTTAGCTGCTGGGTTCATTTTGTATTATCGATCCTACAGACCGAAGTCCAGACTCGATAACTGGCATTCGGTCTACTTCTATCCTCTTAGAATCAGTGAGCATGAGTTGGTCATGGGGATGAATGAGAAAACTGCACAAGGATGTGGAGGAGCTTTTGGCCAAGTATTCATTTTAAGCTTACCAAGCCGTGAACTGATCGCTGTAAAGAAACTCATTAATTTTGGGAGACGTTCGTGGAAGTCGTTGAAAGCTGAGATCAAGACATTGGCCAAGATTAGACacaaaaatatcatcaaaattcTGGGGTTTTGCCATTCTGATGATGCCATTTTTCTGATTTACGAATTCTTACACAAAGGAAGCTTGGCTGACTTGATATGCAGAAATGATTCATGTCTGAATTGGAATGTGAGATTGAGAATTGCCATTGAGGTTGCTCAAGGACTAGCGTACATTCACAAAGACTATGTCCCACATTTACTTCATCGAAACGTCAAGTCGTCGAACATTCTACTGGACGCCGACTTTGTCCCAAAACTCACTGATTTTGCTCTTCACCATATTGTTGGAGAGTCGGCATTTCACTCGACAGTAGCTTCGGAATCTTCTCACTCCTGCTATATTGCACCGG aatataaatacaacaaaaaagcAACAGAGCAAATGGATGTGTACAGCTTTGGTGTAGTGTTGCTAGAACTCTTGACTGGTAGACAAGCCGAGCGATCGGAATCAACAGAGGACTCTCTTGATGTCGTTCAGTGGGTGAGAAGGAAGGTGAACATAACCAATGGAGCTTCCCAAGTCCTGGACCCGAGTGTCTCAGAACATTGTCAACAACAGATGCTGGAGGCTCTAGACATTGCTCTCCAATGCACTTCTTTGATGCCTGAAAAACGACCTTCGATGCTCGAAGTCGCCAAGGCCCTTCAACTGATTGGCTCGACAACAAACCTTCAGGATGCAACCTTCTTGGGTGCAGAGGATAGTTCGGTTTCAAGCTGA